The segment AAAGGAAATGAGTTCACCTATATAGAACAGACGTTAAATCAAACTTATCTAAAAATGGAAGAGATGCTGAATGATAGAAAGCATCATCATTACGTGCTTCGCTCTTACTTTATATCAAAGCTGCTTAAAGGTAAGTTGGATTCCAAGCTGCAAATTGAGGAGGCTATAACGGCATATGATATTGCTTTTAAAAGTGATGACTTTGCAGTGATGCTATTACGTGTGGAAGAAGCAGAAGACTTCTATCGGAGAGTCGAATGGTTGAAGCCACATGAGAAACAGCAGATGCTTCAATTTATTATATCGAATGTTGTGGAGGAATTGACCAAACAGAGGCACATGGGATTCGTAGTGGAAGTCGACGATTTATTCGCATGCTTAATAAATCTCTCCTCATCTGCAATCGAGCCAATGGATGAACTTATGCAGCTAGCAGAAGAAGCACAAGGCTTCCTACACCGCTCGTACCAGATCAACATGACAATATCCATTAGTTTGATTCACAGCTCTCTAAGCGGAATTCATCAAGCATATCTCAACGCGCTAGATGCAATGGAGTATAAGCTGGTGATGGGGAGGAGAGAGATCATCAGATACGACAAGATTTGTTATGAACCACAGATGGACCAGCATAGAACCTATCATTATCCTCTTGTTGTTGAACAGAAGCTCATGAATGCGGTGAAGACAGGTAATTCAGAGATAGCAGTACGTACACTTAATGAGGTTATAGAACAGAACTTCTCCAATCGAAATCAATCTCTCCCTCTAGTAAAATGTCTAATGGTCGATCTAGTTTGCACATTAGTGAAGACAATCAATGAGAATGATTATGTGGAGGAGCCGCAGCTGGATATGACAAGCATTATTGACACGTTGATAAGAAGCGAGACCGTTCATGATATGAAGGAACAGCTTATTCTATTGGTCAGAAAGGTGTGCGAGTATACCTTCGAGAGACGTGAAAGCCAAATTACTGAAGGTCGACAGCGGGCAGTGCAGGAGCTCGTTCATGAAGTAATTATGTATATTGAAGCCAACGTGAGCAATGTCAACTTAAATGTATCTATGATTGGCGAGAAGGTACAAATGAGTCCTTCCTACGTGTCAAGGCTGTTTAAGCAGCATACGGGAGAAGGGATACTCGAATATTTGAACAACTATCGTGTGAAGCAAGCCAAAGAGTTGATCGAAGATCATCAGATAGGAATTAAAGAAGTGGCGGAAAAGGTGGGTTATTCAGACGCGACTACCTTTATAAGGATTTTTAAGAAGTATGAGGGGGTTACACCTGGTAAGTACAGAGATTCGTTAGAAAGATAATGGTCTCCTCAATCATTCTGGATTTTGCTGATGAAATAGCGAAAAAGTCCTCTTACATTTTAGATTTTGTAAATGATTTTGCTCAAATAGTCGATATACGACTGCGAAATCGCACACTTATAATTAAGCCGAGGAGTTGTAAAACACTTCTACATAAAAAACGGGAGGTTGATGGTTACGGTGAGAAAGACAAAAAAAAGCTTGTTGGCTGTATTGCTTACAGTATTCATGATTCTGGTCAGTTTAACAACAGCGTGCTCCAGCAATACCGAGGAGGCAGAGCAGAACTCAGCAAAGCAAGGCGAGGCTTCTCAAAAATCAAATGAAGCGACAACATATCCGATCCAAACGGACAAGAAACTTACGTATTGGGCAGGCCTTAACTCAAATCTTGCGGGAATTAAATCATCATTAGATGAGGTTCCCTTCTTTCAGGAATGGCAAAAAAGAACGGGAGTTCCACTAACCTTCATTTCACCAACGGCAGGTCAACAAAATGAGGCGCTCAATGTGATGCTGGCTTCTGGCGAATTGCCTGATGTTATCGAACACTCCTGGATTAATTTCCCCGGGGGACCGGAGAAAGCAATCAAAGACGGTTACATTCTGAAGCTGAACGACTTGATAGATCAACATGCACCGAATTATAAAAAATACTTACAGGATCATCCAGAAGTCGATCGCATGGTGAAGACGGATACGGGGAGTTATTTTGGATTTCCGTTTATTCGCGGAGATGAATCTCTGCTCGTATTTCAAGGACCCATCGTTCGTCAAGACTGGCTGGATGAGCTTGGCCTTGAAATGCCAACGACCATTGATGAATGGTATACCGTTTTGAAGGCCTTCAAAGAGAAGAAAGGGGCTTCTGCACCACTATCGTTTTTAAGTGATGGGCGGCTGGCAGCTTTATCAAATGGTGCTTTCATTGGAGCATACGGCATTAATCTAGGCTTTTACTTGGATAATGGACAAATTAAGTACGGTCCCGCTGAGCCGCAATACAAAGAGTTTCTAGCTACAATGAGCAAATGGTATGCTGAAGGATTGTTAGACAAGAATATTGCAACAACAGATTCCAAGACATTAGATGCCAATATCATCACCGGCGCAACGGGTGTATCCATCGGTAATGCTGGATCAAATCTAGGGAAATGGACACCGCTCCTTAGTGAGCAGAACCCAAAAGCGGTACTGGCCCCGGCGCCTTACCCTGTGCTGAACAAAGGAGATGTACCTAGATTTGGTCAA is part of the Paenibacillus algicola genome and harbors:
- a CDS encoding AraC family transcriptional regulator, translated to MQLQEAVDNDLKSMKRLSHQLTWDNAIQSISSDLTSNMPQKGLSYELFTLAQNLTQYKSSYSDIDQFYIYLTSPAQAVVFPGVVNEPYMAYQFVHMNEKYSYQAWMDRMINNTKPGLITLPGSGGKPAIAYLQSFKGVHNNGPTGISVVMIDQSRILSVIHKVQLFNQGKVFIVNNNDEILVASDDGSSEDLLNAMRLEQLSSHSGYTSFESNGKKFEMIYLQSSATQTKYISIVPSQVLWEKAEKVRNITYVSLVVSILVGVMLSLLLLKKNYGPIRRLLQKVTEQEGPSIFQRKGNEFTYIEQTLNQTYLKMEEMLNDRKHHHYVLRSYFISKLLKGKLDSKLQIEEAITAYDIAFKSDDFAVMLLRVEEAEDFYRRVEWLKPHEKQQMLQFIISNVVEELTKQRHMGFVVEVDDLFACLINLSSSAIEPMDELMQLAEEAQGFLHRSYQINMTISISLIHSSLSGIHQAYLNALDAMEYKLVMGRREIIRYDKICYEPQMDQHRTYHYPLVVEQKLMNAVKTGNSEIAVRTLNEVIEQNFSNRNQSLPLVKCLMVDLVCTLVKTINENDYVEEPQLDMTSIIDTLIRSETVHDMKEQLILLVRKVCEYTFERRESQITEGRQRAVQELVHEVIMYIEANVSNVNLNVSMIGEKVQMSPSYVSRLFKQHTGEGILEYLNNYRVKQAKELIEDHQIGIKEVAEKVGYSDATTFIRIFKKYEGVTPGKYRDSLER
- a CDS encoding extracellular solute-binding protein; its protein translation is MRKTKKSLLAVLLTVFMILVSLTTACSSNTEEAEQNSAKQGEASQKSNEATTYPIQTDKKLTYWAGLNSNLAGIKSSLDEVPFFQEWQKRTGVPLTFISPTAGQQNEALNVMLASGELPDVIEHSWINFPGGPEKAIKDGYILKLNDLIDQHAPNYKKYLQDHPEVDRMVKTDTGSYFGFPFIRGDESLLVFQGPIVRQDWLDELGLEMPTTIDEWYTVLKAFKEKKGASAPLSFLSDGRLAALSNGAFIGAYGINLGFYLDNGQIKYGPAEPQYKEFLATMSKWYAEGLLDKNIATTDSKTLDANIITGATGVSIGNAGSNLGKWTPLLSEQNPKAVLAPAPYPVLNKGDVPRFGQYDNPFAVNGTAAITSTSKDPELAVKMLDYAYSEEGHMLFNFGIEGVSYTMENGYPTYTDLMMKNPDKLAPAQALSLYIRGNYFGPFVQDKRYSEQYNVLPSQKDAIQVWKTEAKSTKLPPITATPEESTELAKIMTDVDTLVNEMTLKIILGSEPLSSYESYMERLSTLNFDRAIEIQEAALERFNKR